One segment of Pelecanus crispus isolate bPelCri1 chromosome 2, bPelCri1.pri, whole genome shotgun sequence DNA contains the following:
- the PPP1R3G gene encoding protein phosphatase 1 regulatory subunit 3G, producing the protein MASPARPRQELAAEERRLPPLPREAKREAAAERLLLLELRRCGRPPAPGPGERREAGEEKEEEEEEEAAAGEGCCGKCKKRVQFADSLGLSLASVKHFSDAEEPQVPPAALSRLQSPPAEQRDPPPPPPPPALRLVPDFPEGGGPSAERLRRQRVCLEGLGRPPAPTDVRGTVRVLGGPGPKEVTVRYTFNEWLSFLDVPAAPLPPAPPAAGDPPAERYGFTLCVPPGLREGSALHFAIRYRSPQGECWDNNGGRNYTLRCCGSPGGGPAAPAAAGCSPPPPAAPRY; encoded by the coding sequence ATGGCGAGCCCCGCACGGCCGCGGCAGGAGCTGGCGGCGGAGGAGCGgcggctgccgccgctgccccgcgaAGCCaagcgggaggcggcggccgagcggctgctgctgctggagctgcggCGCTgcgggcggccgccggcccccggccccggcgagcggcgggaggcgggggaggagaaggaagaggaggaggaggaggaagcggcGGCGGGCGAAGGCTGTTGCGGCAAGTGCAAGAAGCGGGTGCAGTTCGCCGACTCGCTGGGGCTGAGCCTCGCCAGCGTCAAGCACTTCAGCGACGCCGAGGAGCCGCAGGTGCCGCCCGCCGCGCTGTCCCGCCTGCAGAGCCCGCCCGCCGAGCAGCGggaccccccgccgccgccgccgccgcccgccctgcgcctgGTGCCCGACTTCCCCGAGGGCGGGGGGCCCAGCGCCGAGCGGCTGCGGCGGCAGCGCGTCTgcctggaggggctggggcggccCCCGGCGCCCACCGACGTGCGGGGCACGGTGCGGGTGctgggcggccccggccccaagGAGGTGACGGTGCGCTACACCTTCAACGAGTGGCTCTCCTTCCTCGACGTgccggccgccccgctgcccccggccccgccggccgccggcgACCCGCCGGCCGAGCGCTACGGCTTCACCCTCTGCGTCCCGCCGGGCCTGCGGGAGGGCTCGGCCCTCCACTTCGCCATCCGCTACCGCAGCCCGCAGGGCGAGTGCTGGGACAACAACGGCGGCCGCAACTACACGCTGCGGTGCTGCGGCTcccccgggggcggccccgcggcccccgccgccgccggctgcagcccgccgccccccgccgccccccgctaCTGA